In a single window of the Bacillus clarus genome:
- a CDS encoding YrzI family small protein: MKFRVFFLTINIHRRKFSENEILQEQQIKKIMGEVKERQSAYYHRMY, encoded by the coding sequence ATGAAATTTCGAGTATTCTTTTTAACTATCAATATTCACAGACGTAAATTTTCTGAAAATGAAATTTTACAAGAACAACAGATTAAAAAAATTATGGGTGAAGTAAAAGAGCGTCAATCCGCTTATTACCACCGTATGTACTAA
- a CDS encoding YrzI family small protein translates to MKFRVFFLTITIQKNKFSEIEMLHEHQINKAMEEVKERQSPYCSHL, encoded by the coding sequence ATGAAATTCCGAGTATTCTTTTTAACTATTACCATTCAAAAAAATAAGTTTTCAGAAATTGAAATGTTACATGAACATCAAATCAATAAGGCTATGGAAGAAGTAAAAGAACGTCAAAGTCCTTACTGTAGCCACCTATAA
- a CDS encoding YrzI family small protein produces the protein MKFHVFFLTITIQKKPLSESEIKQEQQYKQIMDDIHDRRSKYYTHL, from the coding sequence ATGAAATTTCACGTATTTTTTTTAACAATTACCATTCAGAAGAAACCTTTATCTGAATCTGAAATAAAACAAGAACAACAATATAAACAAATTATGGATGACATCCACGATCGTCGAAGCAAATATTATACCCATCTATAA